In Dyadobacter sp. NIV53, a single window of DNA contains:
- a CDS encoding type II toxin-antitoxin system HigA family antitoxin, which translates to MPALIVNKYEEENYPVEEPDPIEYIKIRMEEMGLKATDLVPYIGNKGNVSEVLNRKRGLSIEMIGNLHKDLVFH; encoded by the coding sequence TTGCCTGCTTTAATTGTTAATAAATATGAAGAAGAAAATTATCCAGTAGAAGAACCTGATCCTATTGAATATATAAAAATACGTATGGAGGAAATGGGATTAAAGGCAACTGATCTTGTACCTTACATAGGTAATAAAGGCAATGTTTCAGAAGTGCTAAACCGAAAACGTGGCTTGTCAATTGAAATGATCGGAAATCTTCATAAGGACTTGGTTTTCCATTAA
- a CDS encoding redoxin family protein: MTLANFKILPDDALLSQSYRDELRNWVMIPSTRKFPLAADTRYEISPEALKDVYAFSKEKLQSYPKQKEYLLTYWLNYAATAIPTLETSQLLLADYKSAFPQSPYSEYISKLIRTKETLQPGAIIPEVTLLNKDSVSVALSQLKGKPVCIVFSFSIGQHEPGLKAMEEKYKDKATFVYISVTPDLPLHMWKKYAVDRPGTKHLWASDENIELLKEKYAIDIRYPFLVADANGKIINRWIAQEFPNNKSLDAALQKAGE, encoded by the coding sequence GCGCAATTGGGTTATGATACCATCTACACGTAAATTTCCTTTGGCGGCTGACACGCGTTACGAAATCAGCCCGGAAGCTCTGAAAGATGTGTATGCATTCAGTAAAGAAAAGTTACAGAGTTACCCAAAACAAAAGGAATATCTCCTGACCTACTGGCTTAATTACGCTGCTACGGCTATTCCTACACTGGAAACCAGCCAATTACTTCTTGCCGATTATAAGTCCGCATTTCCACAATCACCTTACTCAGAATATATTTCTAAACTAATCCGGACCAAGGAAACACTGCAGCCGGGAGCAATCATCCCGGAAGTAACTTTACTCAACAAGGATAGTGTTTCTGTCGCTTTGAGCCAGCTGAAAGGAAAACCGGTTTGTATTGTATTTTCTTTCAGCATCGGACAACACGAACCAGGTTTGAAAGCAATGGAAGAAAAATATAAGGACAAAGCAACATTCGTGTACATCTCAGTAACGCCTGACTTGCCTCTGCACATGTGGAAAAAATATGCCGTTGACCGTCCCGGAACAAAGCACCTTTGGGCATCAGACGAAAACATTGAACTTTTGAAAGAAAAATACGCCATTGATATACGCTATCCGTTTCTGGTTGCAGATGCTAATGGAAAAATTATCAATCGCTGGATCGCACAGGAATTTCCAAATAACAAATCGCTGGATGCAGCTCTGCAGAAGGCAGGCGAATAG
- a CDS encoding DUF4136 domain-containing protein, giving the protein MKNIVNRAKSIALVVVAGILMFACSQALQVSYDYDSSVNLKQFKTFKVESEHNMETDPLLGSELNRRRLGDAVVEVMQSKGYKLDQNNPEIIVRFMTDVKDRQQVRSNNMYSPYMWWYGGGNNISTYNYQESRFILNIYQKNSDKMIWQGWASGKVKAPTKKDDRETMVKNTMTDILRTFPEATLDTYSRK; this is encoded by the coding sequence ATGAAAAACATAGTGAATCGGGCGAAATCTATCGCTCTGGTGGTTGTGGCGGGTATTTTAATGTTTGCGTGCAGTCAGGCTTTACAAGTAAGTTATGATTATGATTCGTCGGTTAATTTAAAGCAGTTCAAAACCTTTAAAGTGGAGTCCGAACATAATATGGAAACGGACCCGTTATTAGGCAGTGAACTGAACAGAAGGCGATTGGGAGATGCCGTAGTAGAAGTAATGCAGTCGAAAGGATACAAATTGGATCAGAATAATCCTGAAATTATTGTAAGGTTTATGACCGACGTAAAGGATCGCCAGCAGGTACGTTCCAATAATATGTACTCGCCATATATGTGGTGGTACGGTGGCGGAAATAACATTTCTACATACAATTACCAGGAAAGCCGTTTTATCCTGAATATTTATCAGAAAAACAGTGATAAAATGATCTGGCAGGGATGGGCGTCAGGGAAGGTGAAAGCGCCTACCAAAAAAGATGACCGGGAAACAATGGTAAAAAATACGATGACAGACATCCTGAGAACTTTCCCGGAAGCAACTTTGGATACGTATAGCAGGAAATAA
- a CDS encoding DUF2490 domain-containing protein, protein MKKYITHITFLSFITMLPALAQLSPPGLDGTKIVAWGAVGINQVLNPKWTVIAYLGGARMSDPDSWSPVKKQSIGVYDQAVQYKFNNTWQASLCTSIRLQNKYEEEAPYELKNPSYRYELRYYGRLYYKQQLGHFAMNYSFRPEFRTFYSPNWTPSTMPVELRFRVKAQTSLPINKSKTNFLVGGNELLTAIDEYSATLPADHHHNWSNYHFTEDRFSIYFRHVFKSDVVLDLGLMEQFKAGGHFDPVSYLAFDVLFQNPFSKN, encoded by the coding sequence ATGAAAAAATACATCACTCACATTACATTCCTTTCTTTTATTACAATGCTTCCTGCCCTGGCTCAATTATCCCCTCCCGGTCTGGACGGCACAAAAATTGTGGCCTGGGGTGCAGTTGGTATTAACCAGGTATTAAATCCAAAATGGACGGTAATTGCTTATTTGGGAGGAGCAAGAATGAGTGATCCTGACAGCTGGTCGCCGGTTAAGAAGCAAAGTATTGGAGTATACGATCAGGCCGTTCAGTACAAATTTAACAATACTTGGCAGGCATCACTTTGTACAAGTATCCGTTTACAGAACAAATACGAGGAAGAAGCACCATACGAATTGAAAAATCCATCTTATCGTTACGAATTGCGTTACTACGGGCGCCTTTATTATAAACAGCAGTTAGGCCATTTTGCAATGAATTATTCGTTTCGTCCGGAGTTTCGCACCTTTTATTCACCAAACTGGACGCCATCAACCATGCCGGTTGAGTTACGCTTTCGAGTCAAAGCACAAACGAGCCTGCCTATTAATAAGTCCAAAACAAATTTTCTCGTAGGCGGAAATGAACTACTTACGGCAATTGACGAGTATTCTGCAACTTTACCTGCGGATCATCATCATAACTGGTCCAATTACCATTTTACCGAAGACCGGTTTTCTATTTATTTCCGCCATGTTTTCAAATCAGATGTCGTTCTGGATCTGGGCTTAATGGAACAATTTAAGGCCGGCGGACATTTTGATCCTGTCTCCTATCTGGCTTTTGACGTGCTTTTCCAAAATCCTTTCTCAAAAAATTAA
- a CDS encoding Gfo/Idh/MocA family protein, whose product MNTFNINRRSFLHGATATLALSAFGARGMDLINPAKTLRVALIGTGWYGKSDLFRLIQVVPVEVVALCDVDKNQLNEAGKLVSQRQKSGKTPKLYGDYNKLLAENELDIVLIGTPDHWHALQMIDAVKAGAHVYVQKPISVDVMEGEAMVAAARKYKKVVQVGTQRKSTPHLIDAKKNIVDAGLLGKISHVEMCCYYHMRNNGNPPVEAVPEFLDYEKWTGPAPLRPYDGLPHVRWWRTFMEYGNGITGDMCVHMFDTVRWMLKLGWPAKISSTGGIYVQKEGKSNISDTQSAIFEYPELNCVWQHRTWGTPNNPDYPWSFTLYGEKGTLWASTMAYDFIPEGKGEKIHKDVVYEKEKYPEDLKEDKIELNAAPATRLHMLDFLSAIDNSSKPIADIEEGHISTASCILANLSMKTGRSIVYDPVKREIAGDREANALLARAYRDPYKHPDYRKV is encoded by the coding sequence ATGAATACTTTCAATATTAATCGCCGGAGTTTTCTTCATGGTGCCACGGCAACACTCGCACTTTCAGCTTTTGGTGCGAGAGGTATGGATTTGATTAATCCTGCAAAAACACTTCGGGTTGCATTAATTGGTACTGGTTGGTATGGGAAAAGTGATTTGTTCAGATTAATACAGGTAGTTCCGGTGGAGGTCGTTGCACTTTGTGATGTAGATAAAAACCAGCTGAATGAAGCCGGGAAGCTCGTTAGCCAGCGTCAGAAATCAGGTAAGACACCGAAATTGTATGGTGATTATAATAAATTACTGGCGGAAAATGAACTGGACATTGTACTGATTGGCACACCCGATCACTGGCACGCTCTGCAAATGATTGACGCGGTAAAAGCCGGTGCACATGTGTATGTGCAAAAGCCGATCAGTGTGGATGTAATGGAAGGTGAAGCGATGGTTGCGGCTGCAAGAAAATACAAAAAAGTGGTTCAGGTTGGAACACAGCGAAAAAGTACGCCACACCTGATTGATGCCAAGAAAAATATTGTAGATGCAGGCTTGTTAGGCAAAATTTCACATGTTGAAATGTGTTGTTATTACCACATGAGAAACAATGGAAATCCGCCGGTTGAAGCGGTTCCTGAATTCCTGGATTATGAAAAATGGACGGGGCCGGCCCCGTTACGGCCATATGATGGTTTGCCGCACGTACGCTGGTGGCGAACTTTTATGGAATATGGCAATGGAATTACGGGTGATATGTGTGTACATATGTTCGATACGGTGCGCTGGATGCTGAAATTAGGCTGGCCAGCTAAGATTAGTTCGACCGGAGGTATTTATGTTCAAAAAGAAGGCAAATCCAATATTTCGGATACCCAATCTGCTATTTTCGAATATCCTGAACTGAACTGTGTATGGCAGCACCGTACCTGGGGAACACCAAATAACCCGGATTATCCATGGTCGTTTACACTGTATGGTGAAAAGGGGACTTTATGGGCAAGTACTATGGCCTATGATTTTATTCCTGAGGGGAAAGGTGAAAAAATCCACAAAGACGTTGTTTATGAAAAAGAAAAATATCCTGAGGACTTAAAAGAAGATAAAATTGAGCTGAATGCTGCTCCGGCAACGAGACTGCATATGCTGGATTTTCTGAGTGCAATTGACAACAGCAGCAAGCCAATAGCCGATATTGAAGAAGGGCATATTTCAACTGCAAGCTGTATCCTGGCTAATTTGTCAATGAAGACCGGGCGTTCGATTGTTTATGATCCCGTGAAACGGGAAATTGCTGGCGACCGCGAAGCAAATGCATTGCTTGCCAGGGCCTACCGCGATCCGTACAAACATCCGGATTACAGAAAGGTCTAA